In a single window of the Littorina saxatilis isolate snail1 linkage group LG5, US_GU_Lsax_2.0, whole genome shotgun sequence genome:
- the LOC138967696 gene encoding uncharacterized protein, protein MAIRQQAMINVLGKYCRQYFLFKDEPGMDQIKVRLRSDIHRTEQADREDINSRLLQRLRDNQIGLLNPQHKPYEPVSGWPVLNLDDLVLTAMADQLDEKVWQAVRSQFEKFEVKKQHEKRGGEAFLKDFSTVHQCPTSGFNAIKNHLAESEQRIHSVKAGFDFHGHFLRKCEARSKKDLPIQSTLRKYDATPKFETC, encoded by the exons ATGGCGATCAGGCAGCAAGCCATGATCAACGTTCTGGGCAAGTACTGCCGGCAGTACTTCCTCTTCAAGGACGAGCCGGGCATGGACCAGATCAAGGTCAGACTGCGCAGCGACATCCACCGCACAGAACAGGCAGACCGAGAAGACATCAACTCCAGACTTTTACAACG GCTGCGCGACAACCAAATCGGCTTGCTCAACCCGCAGCACAAGCCCTACGAGCCTGTGTCCGGGTGGCCCGTGCTCAACCTCGATGACCTTGTCCTCACCGCCATGGCTGACCAGCTTGACGAAAAG GTATGGCAAGCAGTTCGCAGTCAGTTTGAGAAGTTTGAGGTGAAGAAACAGCACGAGAAACGAGGAGGTGAAGCATTTCTGAAGGACTTCAGCACTGTGCATCAGTGCCCAACCTCCGGTTTCAACGCCATCAAGAATCACCTGGCGGAGTCAGAGCAAAG GATTCACAGCGTGAAGGCCGGCTTCGACTTCCATGGTCACTTTCTCAGAAAGTGCGAGGCCCGCTCCAAAAAGGATTTGCCCATACAGAGTACCCTCCGGAAGTACGATGCCACACCTAAATTTGAAACTTGCTAA